Proteins found in one Pieris napi chromosome 11, ilPieNapi1.2, whole genome shotgun sequence genomic segment:
- the LOC125053481 gene encoding esterase FE4-like, translated as MLPQLLYQWRQVFLVSIYCLSQFDIHLHAHILLLNALPPPTWNTTFDATEQNILCQQPVEVAAPPFGYQVKEQCLIANVFVPENITKDLPVVVYVHGGGYQIGSGNRLTPRKLVGTGEVISVTFNYRLGPQGFLCLGTDTAPGNAGMKDMIKLLKWVQKDIHNFGGNPNEVTIAGYSAGSAAVDVLLLSKMTNGLFNKVILESGSNLNAFSVQIDPLENAKWFAKDLGFNNTNDISALENFYLNIKYDILASHTAILLTRPDGVMVFAPCVEKDLGQEMFLDKSPAEILESGNFKKLPLLYGISDFDGLLHMNNFEKWKRKMNENFLYFVPQDIGHNKRDREKLAKKLKSLYFGRESVSDNNVLNFIDFFSDVMIKYGTMRSARLQLRAGNDKVYLYDFTFVDERQPFIPHTKIRGAMHCAQTAAVLDLHIDEDKLSEEYKRMKTIMRELWANFIAYGNPVPDGYDFPSWPPMTSKLSYMVLNTTSEYKHAFVYEKMRFWDDIVKKFYKYPSAPNPNVDNSYIFP; from the exons AACGCATTGCCTCCACCAACGTGGAATACCACGTTTGACGCTACAGAGCAGAATATTCTATGTCAACAACCCGTTGAAGTAGCAGCACCACCTTTCGGATATCAAGTAAAGGAACAATGCTTAATAGCTAACGTATTTGTACCTGAAAATATAACAAAGGACTTACCAGTGGTGGTATATGTTCACGGTGGAGGATACCAAATTGGATCAGGAAATAGACTGACGCCAAGAAAGCTGGTTGGTACTGGAGAAGTCATATCAGTTACTTTTAACTATCGACTTGGACCACAAGGGTTTTTATGTCTAGGTACGGATACAGCCCCTGGAAATGCTGGAATGAAAGacatgattaaattattaaaatgggTACAAAAAGATATTCATAATTTTGGTGGTAACCCAAATGAGGTTACGATTGCTGGATATAGCGCTGGATCAGCCGCTGTTGATGTACTGTTACTTTCAAAAATGACAAATGGtttgtttaataaagtaattttagaaAGTGGTTCAAATCTAAATGCTTTTAGTGTTCAAATTGATCCATTAGAGAATGCTAAATGGTTTGCGAAGGATTTGGGTTTCAACAACACAAATGATATTTCTGCTTTGGAAAATTTTTAcctgaatataaaatatgacataTTAGCATCGCATACTGCGATTCTATTAACTAGACCCGATGGTGTTATGGTATTTGCTCCATGTGTGGAGAAAGATCTTGGTCAAGAAATGTTCTTAGATAAGAGTCCCGCAGAAATATTAGAGAGTGGAAATTTCAAGAAACTTCCATTACTTTATGGAATTTCTGACTTTGACGGTCTTCTTCACATGAATAACTTTGAAAAGTGGAAACGAAAAATGAATGAAaactttctttattttgtccCTCAAGATATTGGCCACAACAAGCGAGATAGAGAAAAGCtggctaaaaaattaaaaagtttatactTTGGCAGAGAAAGTGTGTCAGATAATAATGTTCTAAATTTCATTGATTTCTTTTCGGATGTTATGATAAAATACGGAACGATGAGATCAGCTAGACTTCAATTGAGAGCTGGAAACGACAAAGTATACCTTTATGACTTTACATTTGTGGACGAAAGGCAACCATTCATTCCACATACAAAAATTCGTGGAGCGATGCATTGTGCACAAACGGCTGCTGTCTTAGATTTGCATATTGATGAAGATAAGTTGTCTGAGGAATACAAGAGGATGAAAACTATTATGCGAGAACTGTGGGCTAACTTTATTGCTTACGG AAATCCCGTGCCAGATGGATATGATTTTCCATCATGGCCTCCTATGACGTCGAAATTATCTTACATGGTTTTAAATACTACTTCGGAATACAAACATGCATTCGTTTATGAAAAAATGAGGTTTTGGGACGATATCgtaaagaaattttataaatatccttCAGCACCAAATCCAAATGTCgataatagttatatttttccATGA